The Sphingomonas sinipercae genome contains a region encoding:
- a CDS encoding substrate-binding domain-containing protein encodes MKHRCNRGAVDSAMEMAMNKAIILLPVAALLAACGGGGSSGGSGSSAIKIVGSSTVYPFTTAVAEEFQRAHPGINAIVESTGTGAGIKLFCAGVGANYPDVVNASRPFKKSEYEACAANGVKQVIELPVGIDGLTLIEAKSAQPMNLTVEDVYKAIAANPFGKGPNKAQTWKDVNPSLPAVKIRVLGPPPTSGTRDSLAELILEKGCDSNPEMKALKKSNDAKHKDICTKVREDGAFVEAGENDNLLVQKVSADPGSLGVLGYSYLEENLDRVRPVALAGIVPTEATISDLSYPGARKLFIYIKGEHLRAKPAIRDFVTAYARAWGKGGALERRGLVPLAPADAASSTQQATDLNPLDPAGLK; translated from the coding sequence GTGAAACACCGCTGCAATAGAGGGGCGGTCGACAGCGCGATGGAGATGGCGATGAACAAGGCGATCATTTTGCTGCCGGTGGCGGCTTTGCTGGCGGCGTGCGGCGGCGGCGGATCGAGCGGCGGTTCCGGATCGAGCGCGATCAAGATCGTCGGTTCTTCCACGGTTTACCCGTTCACCACCGCGGTGGCCGAGGAATTCCAGCGCGCGCATCCGGGAATCAACGCCATCGTCGAATCGACCGGCACCGGGGCCGGCATCAAATTGTTCTGTGCCGGCGTCGGCGCCAACTATCCCGACGTCGTCAACGCTTCGCGCCCGTTCAAGAAATCGGAATATGAAGCCTGCGCCGCCAATGGCGTGAAGCAGGTGATCGAGCTTCCGGTCGGCATCGACGGACTGACGCTGATCGAAGCCAAGAGCGCGCAGCCGATGAACCTGACGGTCGAAGACGTGTACAAGGCAATCGCCGCCAACCCGTTCGGCAAGGGGCCGAACAAGGCGCAGACGTGGAAGGATGTGAACCCCTCGCTGCCTGCGGTGAAGATCCGCGTGCTCGGTCCGCCGCCGACGTCCGGCACGCGCGACAGCCTGGCCGAACTGATCCTTGAAAAGGGCTGCGATTCTAACCCGGAGATGAAGGCACTCAAGAAGAGCAACGACGCCAAGCACAAGGACATTTGCACCAAGGTGCGCGAGGATGGCGCCTTCGTCGAAGCGGGCGAGAACGACAACCTGCTGGTGCAGAAGGTCTCGGCGGACCCGGGTTCGCTGGGCGTGCTCGGCTACAGCTATCTCGAGGAAAACCTCGACCGCGTCCGTCCGGTTGCGCTGGCCGGGATCGTTCCCACCGAAGCGACGATCAGCGACCTCAGCTATCCCGGCGCGCGCAAGCTGTTCATCTACATCAAGGGCGAACACCTTCGCGCCAAGCCGGCGATCCGCGATTTCGTCACCGCCTACGCGCGGGCCTGGGGCAAGGGCGGAGCGCTTGAACGGCGCGGCCTGGTCCCGCTCGCACCGGCCGATGCCGCAAGTTCGACGCAGCAGGCGACCGACCTCAATCCGCTCGATCCCGCGGGCCTGAAGTAA
- a CDS encoding sensor histidine kinase, producing the protein MELRSITGALIAGSAKSLPMPVVEPSFRSFLDALEDPALLILDRNVQIANPAARALLGAGIEGSDVRIAIRHPEALEFILPGRAGDLDVTGIGAVGRPWTVQLRRIDEGLLFVRLIDRSAAQAAERMRVDFVANASHELRTPLSVIVGYAETIEDGDADPELSAKFGGIVGTEAKRMLRIIEDLMSLSRIEADRFIAPAQQVSVKQLVTASIANCGHLAQSRNCEFRLEAADDLPPIHGDEAQLLQLFENLLNNALRYGCGASAGTVVVTVGRDRSDIVVTVADQGPGIAREHLPRLTERFYRVDAARSRDSGGTGLGLAIVKHIVERHRGTLSIDSQVGEGTSVTVRLPIAPRG; encoded by the coding sequence ATGGAACTGCGCTCCATCACTGGCGCCTTGATTGCGGGATCGGCTAAGTCGCTGCCGATGCCGGTGGTGGAGCCTTCGTTCCGAAGTTTCTTGGACGCGCTGGAAGATCCGGCGTTGCTGATCCTTGATCGCAACGTCCAGATCGCCAACCCCGCGGCCAGGGCGCTGCTCGGCGCGGGCATCGAGGGCAGCGACGTTCGAATCGCCATCCGCCACCCGGAAGCGCTTGAATTCATCCTGCCCGGACGGGCCGGCGACCTGGACGTTACCGGCATTGGGGCGGTCGGCCGGCCATGGACGGTGCAACTGCGCCGAATCGACGAGGGGCTGTTGTTCGTCCGGCTAATCGACCGGTCGGCGGCGCAGGCGGCGGAAAGGATGCGGGTCGATTTCGTCGCCAACGCAAGCCACGAGTTGCGGACTCCGCTGTCGGTCATCGTCGGCTATGCCGAGACCATTGAAGACGGCGACGCCGACCCCGAGCTGTCCGCAAAGTTCGGCGGCATCGTCGGGACAGAAGCGAAGCGGATGCTGCGCATAATCGAAGACCTGATGAGCCTGTCCCGGATCGAGGCGGATCGCTTCATCGCACCCGCCCAACAGGTGTCGGTCAAGCAACTGGTGACAGCCTCGATCGCCAATTGCGGTCATCTCGCGCAAAGCCGGAATTGCGAATTCCGGTTGGAAGCCGCCGACGACTTGCCGCCTATCCACGGCGATGAAGCGCAACTTCTCCAGCTGTTCGAAAACCTGTTGAACAATGCCCTGCGCTACGGCTGCGGCGCGTCGGCCGGCACCGTTGTGGTTACGGTCGGCCGGGACCGTTCCGACATTGTCGTCACCGTCGCCGACCAGGGGCCGGGCATTGCCCGCGAACACCTGCCGCGCTTGACCGAGCGCTTCTACCGGGTGGACGCGGCGCGCAGCCGCGACTCGGGCGGCACCGGGCTTGGGCTGGCAATCGTCAAGCATATCGTCGAGCGCCACCGCGGCACGCTTTCGATCGACAGCCAGGTGGGCGAAGGGACCAGCGTCACCGTTCGACTGCCGATCGCGCCCCGGGGCTGA
- the pcaF gene encoding 3-oxoadipyl-CoA thiolase, producing MTEAYICDYVRTPIGRYGGTLSSVRADDLAAIPIKALIDRNTGVDWADLDDVILGCANQAGEDNRNLARMAGLLAGLPDSSGGVTLNRLCGSGLDAVAMAARAIRGGDADLIVAGGSESMSRAPFVLPKAQSAFDRNAEIYDTTIGWRFVNPKMREAYGDDTMPSTAENVADEFKVSREDQDAFAMRSQQKTAAAQSNGRLAEEIVAVEIPQRKGDPLRVEQDEHPRLTSLDKLAALRPIVRKDGTVTAGNASGVNDGAAALIVASEDSAKRNGLTPIARILGGAVAGVPPRIMGIGPAPASQKLLERLGLALDQMNVIELNEAFAAQGLAVLRQLGIPDDDARVNPNGGAIALGHPLGMSGARLAGTAALELQKTGGRYALATMCIGVGQGIALAIERV from the coding sequence ATGACCGAAGCCTATATCTGCGATTACGTCCGAACGCCGATCGGCCGCTACGGCGGCACCCTGTCGAGCGTCCGCGCCGACGACCTTGCAGCGATCCCGATCAAGGCGCTGATCGACCGCAATACCGGCGTCGACTGGGCCGATCTCGACGACGTGATCCTCGGCTGCGCCAACCAGGCGGGCGAGGATAATCGCAACCTCGCGCGCATGGCCGGGCTGCTCGCCGGACTTCCCGACAGCAGCGGCGGAGTCACGCTCAACCGCTTGTGCGGATCGGGCCTCGATGCCGTGGCGATGGCGGCGCGGGCGATCCGCGGCGGCGATGCCGACCTGATCGTCGCCGGCGGCAGCGAAAGCATGAGCCGGGCGCCGTTCGTCCTGCCCAAGGCGCAAAGCGCGTTCGACCGCAACGCCGAAATCTACGACACCACCATCGGCTGGCGCTTCGTCAATCCCAAGATGCGCGAAGCCTACGGCGACGACACGATGCCCAGCACGGCGGAAAATGTCGCTGACGAGTTCAAGGTCAGCCGCGAAGACCAGGATGCCTTCGCGATGCGCAGCCAGCAGAAGACCGCCGCCGCGCAGTCAAATGGGCGCCTGGCCGAGGAAATCGTCGCGGTCGAAATTCCCCAACGCAAGGGGGATCCGCTCCGTGTCGAGCAGGACGAGCATCCGCGCCTGACCAGCCTCGACAAGCTTGCGGCGCTCAGGCCCATCGTGCGCAAGGACGGCACGGTCACTGCGGGCAATGCCTCGGGCGTGAACGATGGCGCGGCGGCGCTAATCGTCGCGTCAGAGGATTCAGCGAAGCGCAACGGCCTGACGCCGATCGCCCGAATCCTCGGCGGCGCCGTCGCCGGGGTGCCGCCGCGGATCATGGGGATCGGCCCGGCACCCGCCTCGCAGAAGTTGCTCGAGCGGCTCGGCCTGGCACTGGACCAGATGAACGTCATCGAACTCAACGAGGCGTTCGCGGCACAGGGCCTGGCCGTGCTTCGCCAGCTCGGTATCCCCGACGACGACGCGCGGGTGAACCCAAACGGTGGCGCAATCGCGCTCGGGCATCCGCTGGGCATGTCGGGCGCGCGCCTCGCCGGCACCGCGGCGCTGGAATTGCAGAAGACCGGCGGCCGCTATGCGCTCGCCACCATGTGCATCGGTGTCGGCCAGGGGATCGCACTGGCCATCGAACGGGTCTGA
- the paaD gene encoding 1,2-phenylacetyl-CoA epoxidase subunit PaaD: MDSQAIWCVLERVPDPEIPVLSVVDLGIVRDVRDGRVVITPTYSGCPATQAIEQAIRAELDSAGFRHIGIDTVIAPPWTSDWITREGHDKLKRYGIAPPSLDATAQCPRCGSFDTQEVSRFGSTPCKAQWRCKDCLEPFDRFKCH; this comes from the coding sequence ATGGACAGCCAGGCGATCTGGTGCGTGCTGGAACGGGTGCCGGATCCGGAAATCCCCGTGCTCTCGGTGGTCGACCTCGGCATCGTTCGCGATGTCCGCGATGGGCGGGTGGTCATCACGCCGACCTATTCGGGCTGCCCGGCCACCCAGGCCATCGAGCAAGCGATCCGAGCCGAGCTCGATTCGGCCGGCTTCCGCCACATCGGCATCGACACGGTGATCGCGCCGCCGTGGACCAGCGACTGGATCACCAGGGAAGGGCACGACAAGCTGAAGCGCTACGGCATCGCCCCGCCGAGCCTGGATGCGACGGCGCAATGCCCGCGCTGCGGATCGTTCGATACGCAGGAAGTCAGCCGGTTCGGCTCGACCCCGTGCAAGGCGCAATGGCGCTGCAAGGACTGCCTGGAGCCGTTCGACCGCTTCAAATGTCATTGA
- a CDS encoding TonB-dependent receptor, whose product MAQAQPMPGIAAAAGPTLTDEAVAGGATETTESATEVDANETSPAALEEIVVTATKRETNLQRTPIAISVVTTQALDDRHVQSLADLADGSVPGLRVATFEARQSALTIGIRGIVPLDANQPAREQGVGVYVDGVYLGRQQGLGAALLDVERIEVLKGPQGTLFGRNTEGGALSIVTRAPTGKFGLRATAGAGNYGSYSANAHLDLPAAGPFSFKIDAAMDHQDATTRNPLAGQVGWNYFNRKGVQGKIRFKPSDTFVADLSADAGRDENTPFYSQLLNHNPNGYPVGPLTGSLPSGSIRPLPPLVVVEGDERMDVADIGVVQQVSVDKTKGGALNLRWDATPDLQLRSITGCRQVSVDQWDNSGGAHRPPVFAANGNFSRYSLSYLEQSQWSQELQAVGQLADQVDYVFGLYYFREKAFEEAATPSTNRWNADGTGYTINDPCIGSGSVAAPAGWQRECRRIDRGSRARSESKAAYGQLTWTPPSAERFHVTLGGRLTRDDKQGTLYIVNNEATDFSFDQKTTRFNPLAIVAYDATPDAHFYAKYATGYRSGGASSRSLTHTEFGPEDVQSYELGAKTQLFDRRLRLNVAGYVMSRKGTQVDFSVLNQLPGGATRNTLETVNAPGTSKIRGIEVDATAQVTDQLQLSASYAYTYTKVPDAPDPFRPGNPLVPVFIPFTPRNVVNGAIDYELPTNIAGGKLRLHLDGNYNQATQSFAEFATKNDSSFIVNGRLALADMEVGTGQQVTFALWSRNLLNETHVYRRDPTNSMPNPFTGSRSNIVGDYGNFNAPRTFGVEALVKI is encoded by the coding sequence ATGGCGCAAGCGCAGCCGATGCCCGGGATCGCGGCCGCTGCCGGCCCGACGCTGACCGACGAAGCCGTCGCCGGCGGCGCCACCGAAACCACCGAGTCCGCGACCGAGGTCGACGCCAACGAGACGTCGCCGGCCGCGCTCGAGGAAATCGTCGTCACCGCGACCAAGCGCGAGACCAACCTGCAGCGCACGCCGATCGCAATCAGCGTGGTCACGACCCAGGCCCTCGACGACCGGCACGTGCAGAGCCTCGCCGACCTCGCCGACGGGTCGGTTCCGGGCCTTCGGGTCGCCACCTTCGAAGCGCGCCAGTCGGCGCTGACCATCGGCATTCGCGGGATCGTGCCGCTCGACGCCAACCAGCCCGCCCGCGAACAGGGCGTCGGAGTCTATGTCGACGGCGTCTATCTCGGCCGGCAGCAGGGGCTGGGCGCCGCACTGCTCGATGTCGAGCGGATCGAGGTGCTGAAGGGGCCGCAGGGCACCTTGTTCGGCCGTAATACCGAAGGCGGCGCGCTGAGCATCGTCACCCGGGCGCCGACCGGCAAGTTCGGCCTGCGCGCCACCGCCGGCGCCGGCAACTACGGCAGCTATAGCGCCAACGCGCACCTCGACCTGCCGGCCGCCGGCCCGTTCAGCTTCAAGATCGACGCGGCGATGGATCACCAGGACGCGACGACCAGGAACCCGCTCGCCGGACAGGTCGGGTGGAATTACTTCAACCGCAAGGGTGTCCAGGGGAAGATTCGTTTCAAGCCATCCGACACTTTCGTCGCCGACCTCAGCGCCGATGCCGGGCGCGATGAGAACACGCCCTTTTACTCGCAGCTGCTCAACCACAACCCCAACGGTTATCCGGTCGGGCCGCTGACCGGCTCGCTGCCGTCCGGAAGCATCCGTCCACTCCCGCCGCTGGTCGTGGTCGAGGGCGACGAACGCATGGACGTCGCCGACATCGGGGTCGTCCAGCAAGTCAGCGTCGACAAGACGAAGGGCGGCGCGCTCAACCTGCGCTGGGACGCCACGCCGGACCTGCAACTGCGCTCGATCACCGGTTGCCGCCAGGTCAGCGTCGACCAGTGGGACAATAGCGGCGGCGCCCACCGCCCGCCGGTATTCGCGGCCAACGGCAATTTCAGCCGTTATTCGCTATCCTATCTCGAACAAAGCCAGTGGAGCCAGGAACTGCAGGCGGTCGGCCAGCTTGCCGACCAGGTCGATTACGTGTTCGGCCTCTATTACTTCCGCGAAAAGGCGTTCGAGGAAGCGGCCACGCCAAGCACCAACCGCTGGAACGCCGACGGCACCGGCTACACTATCAACGACCCGTGCATCGGCAGCGGCAGCGTCGCCGCACCGGCCGGCTGGCAGCGCGAATGCCGGCGGATCGATCGCGGCAGCCGCGCCCGTTCGGAAAGCAAGGCGGCGTACGGCCAACTTACCTGGACCCCGCCGTCGGCCGAACGGTTCCACGTGACGCTCGGCGGCCGCCTGACCCGGGACGACAAGCAGGGGACGTTGTACATCGTCAACAACGAGGCGACCGATTTCAGCTTCGACCAGAAGACGACGCGCTTCAATCCGCTGGCGATCGTCGCTTACGACGCGACCCCGGACGCCCACTTCTACGCCAAATATGCGACTGGTTACCGGTCCGGCGGCGCCAGCTCGCGCTCGCTGACCCACACCGAATTCGGGCCGGAAGACGTGCAAAGCTATGAGCTTGGCGCAAAGACCCAATTGTTCGACCGCCGCCTGCGCCTCAACGTCGCCGGCTATGTGATGAGCCGGAAGGGCACGCAGGTCGACTTCTCGGTGCTCAACCAGCTTCCGGGCGGCGCCACGCGCAACACGCTGGAAACCGTCAACGCGCCGGGCACGAGTAAGATTCGCGGAATCGAGGTCGATGCCACCGCCCAGGTGACCGACCAGCTGCAGCTATCGGCGTCTTACGCTTACACCTACACAAAGGTGCCGGATGCGCCGGACCCGTTCCGTCCGGGCAATCCGCTGGTGCCGGTGTTCATCCCGTTCACGCCGCGCAACGTCGTCAACGGCGCGATCGATTATGAGCTTCCGACCAACATCGCGGGCGGCAAACTGCGCCTTCACCTCGACGGCAATTACAACCAGGCGACGCAGAGCTTTGCCGAGTTCGCGACCAAGAACGACAGCAGCTTCATCGTCAACGGCCGCCTAGCGTTGGCCGACATGGAAGTCGGGACCGGCCAGCAGGTCACCTTCGCCTTGTGGTCGCGCAACCTGCTCAACGAAACGCACGTCTATCGGCGCGATCCCACCAACAGCATGCCCAATCCGTTCACCGGCAGCAGGTCGAACATCGTCGGCGACTACGGCAACTTCAACGCGCCGCGCACCTTCGGTGTCGAAGCGCTGGTGAAGATCTAA
- a CDS encoding 4a-hydroxytetrahydrobiopterin dehydratase, whose translation MEPPPGWKIEGEDRALVRSFQFRDFAEAFAFLTRVALHAQRVDHHPEFTSVWNRVDFRLTSHDSGKVTERDVQLARAIDALAGG comes from the coding sequence ATGGAGCCCCCGCCAGGCTGGAAAATCGAGGGAGAGGACCGCGCGCTGGTCCGAAGTTTCCAGTTCCGCGATTTCGCCGAAGCCTTCGCTTTCCTGACCCGGGTCGCGTTGCACGCCCAGCGGGTCGATCACCATCCGGAATTCACAAGCGTCTGGAACCGCGTCGATTTCCGGCTGACGAGCCACGATTCGGGCAAGGTCACGGAGCGCGACGTCCAGCTTGCGCGGGCCATCGACGCGCTTGCGGGCGGCTAG
- the hppD gene encoding 4-hydroxyphenylpyruvate dioxygenase yields the protein MATAVAEKGPLGLENPMGTDGFEFVEYTAPDIELLRSLFTKMGFPEVARHKSKNVTLHKQGDCNFIINAEPGSYADDYARAHGPSACAMAFRFKDAAAAHKRALELGATDVKVARGDGELDIPAIEGIGGSRLFFVDRYGDSSIYDVDFDFHPDWQQRMTDADSKLTYIDHLTHNVNRGNMATWAEFYEKLFNFREIRYFDIEGKVTGLFSKAMTSPCGKIRIPLNESQDDKSQIEEFLREYKGEGIQHIALGSSDICQSVDIIGARGIPFQDTPDTYYEMLPQRIQGHGENIPELEKRRILMDGAPTEGQGLLLQIFTQNVIGPIFFEIIQRKGNEGFGEGNFKALFESIELDQMRRGVI from the coding sequence ATGGCAACCGCAGTCGCTGAAAAAGGCCCGCTGGGCCTCGAAAACCCGATGGGCACCGACGGGTTCGAATTCGTCGAATATACCGCCCCCGATATCGAGCTGCTCCGCAGCCTGTTCACCAAGATGGGCTTCCCCGAAGTCGCGCGGCACAAGAGCAAGAACGTCACACTGCACAAGCAGGGCGACTGCAACTTCATCATCAACGCCGAACCGGGCAGCTACGCCGACGACTATGCCAGGGCCCACGGCCCCAGCGCCTGCGCGATGGCCTTCCGCTTCAAGGACGCCGCCGCGGCCCACAAGCGCGCGCTCGAACTTGGCGCGACGGACGTGAAGGTCGCCCGCGGCGACGGGGAGCTCGACATTCCGGCGATCGAGGGCATCGGCGGCTCGCGCCTGTTCTTCGTCGACCGCTACGGCGACAGCTCGATCTACGACGTCGATTTCGATTTCCATCCCGACTGGCAACAGCGGATGACCGATGCCGATTCCAAGCTCACCTACATCGACCACCTCACCCACAACGTGAACCGCGGCAACATGGCGACGTGGGCTGAGTTCTACGAAAAGCTCTTCAACTTCCGCGAGATTCGCTACTTCGACATCGAAGGGAAGGTCACCGGCCTCTTCTCGAAGGCGATGACCAGCCCTTGCGGCAAGATCCGTATCCCGCTCAACGAAAGCCAGGACGACAAAAGCCAGATCGAGGAGTTCCTGCGCGAATATAAGGGCGAGGGGATCCAGCACATCGCGCTCGGCAGCAGCGACATTTGCCAAAGCGTCGACATCATCGGCGCCCGCGGCATCCCGTTCCAGGACACGCCCGACACTTATTACGAAATGCTTCCGCAGCGCATCCAGGGCCACGGCGAGAACATCCCTGAGCTGGAGAAGCGCCGGATCCTGATGGACGGCGCGCCGACCGAGGGGCAGGGCCTGCTGCTGCAGATATTCACCCAGAACGTCATCGGCCCGATCTTCTTCGAGATCATTCAGCGCAAGGGCAACGAGGGCTTTGGCGAGGGTAACTTCAAGGCCCTGTTCGAAAGCATCGAGCTCGACCAGATGCGCAGGGGCGTGATCTGA
- the pstC gene encoding phosphate ABC transporter permease subunit PstC — MSLGLALVAVLLVAAIAGAVAFRRAKVLRTGGRLHSLPVYHAIHAALWAAIPALVALAIWASVQPQLVSRSVLAAPEARELPAEAMERNAVIQEAREIAAGQREAGFNPLSTTLAPRFAAANARFALLGGLLAIAIAIGGGALAVRKTAVAFRARTGVERWMMWLLVGASLIAIFTTLGILLSLMFESLRFFSKVPVGEFLFGTHWSPQTAIRADQAGSSGAFGSIPLFWGTIFIGAIIAMIVAIPLGLMSAIYLTQYAHPRVRKWMKPLLEILAGVPTVVYGYFAALTVAPLVRDLGLAVGISSASSESALAAGLVMGIMIIPFVSSMADDSIAAVPQAMRDGSLAMGATRSETIRKVILPAALPGVVGGILLAVSRAIGETMIVVMAAGLAANLTANPFASVTTVTTQIVQLLTGDQEFDSAKTLAAFALGLVLFLITLVLNLIALTVVRRYREAYE; from the coding sequence ATGTCTCTCGGGCTAGCGCTTGTCGCCGTCCTGCTGGTCGCGGCGATTGCCGGGGCGGTCGCGTTCCGGCGCGCCAAGGTCCTGCGAACCGGCGGCCGGCTTCACTCGCTGCCGGTCTATCACGCGATCCATGCCGCTTTATGGGCGGCGATTCCGGCGCTGGTCGCACTCGCCATCTGGGCTTCGGTGCAGCCGCAGCTCGTCAGCCGGTCGGTCCTCGCCGCACCGGAAGCGCGCGAGCTTCCCGCCGAGGCGATGGAACGCAATGCGGTGATCCAGGAAGCGCGCGAGATCGCCGCCGGCCAGCGCGAAGCCGGGTTCAATCCGCTCTCCACGACCCTGGCGCCGCGCTTTGCGGCGGCCAACGCGCGCTTCGCGCTGCTCGGCGGATTGCTTGCGATTGCAATCGCCATCGGCGGCGGAGCGCTCGCCGTCCGCAAGACCGCGGTGGCATTTCGAGCGCGGACGGGGGTCGAGCGGTGGATGATGTGGCTCCTGGTCGGCGCGTCGCTGATCGCCATCTTCACCACGCTTGGAATCCTGCTGTCGCTGATGTTCGAAAGCCTGCGCTTCTTCAGCAAGGTGCCGGTCGGCGAATTCCTGTTCGGCACGCACTGGAGCCCGCAGACCGCGATCCGCGCCGACCAGGCGGGATCGTCGGGCGCGTTCGGGTCGATCCCCTTGTTCTGGGGCACGATCTTCATCGGCGCGATTATCGCCATGATCGTCGCCATTCCGCTGGGCCTGATGAGCGCCATCTATCTCACGCAATATGCGCACCCGCGCGTGCGCAAGTGGATGAAGCCGCTGCTGGAGATTCTCGCGGGGGTGCCGACCGTCGTTTACGGTTACTTCGCTGCCCTGACGGTGGCGCCGCTGGTCCGCGACCTTGGCCTTGCCGTTGGCATCTCCTCGGCCAGCAGCGAAAGCGCGCTCGCGGCGGGGCTGGTGATGGGCATCATGATCATCCCGTTCGTTAGTTCGATGGCCGACGACAGCATCGCCGCCGTCCCGCAGGCGATGCGCGACGGGTCGCTGGCGATGGGCGCGACCCGGTCCGAAACCATTCGCAAAGTGATTCTTCCCGCCGCTTTGCCGGGCGTGGTCGGCGGAATCCTGCTGGCGGTCAGCAGAGCGATCGGCGAGACGATGATCGTCGTCATGGCCGCGGGCCTTGCCGCCAATTTGACCGCTAATCCGTTCGCAAGCGTGACCACCGTCACCACGCAGATCGTGCAATTGCTGACCGGCGACCAGGAATTCGACAGCGCCAAGACCTTGGCCGCCTTCGCGCTCGGGCTGGTGCTGTTCCTGATCACGCTGGTGCTCAACCTCATCGCCCTGACCGTCGTGCGCAGGTATCGCGAAGCTTATGAATAG